One window of bacterium genomic DNA carries:
- a CDS encoding molybdopterin-dependent oxidoreductase, with translation MALTVEERPVAGHVRGFAEGASPTVRMGFGSLRIGSRFYPVRVFAVPLLLAGAAAVLTARWAVTTPWWAAFAAAYPAVTPEPGIPTGYTAWVRWLHYLSFLVMTILARSGVQILADHPRLYWTIHSTPNREWIRFRGPVPQNRIWTAKDDSVYLPGAIGLPGGRHVIGLARIWHFFGVLSWVLVGVVFYAALLTTDQWRRLVPDSWTVFPRALTTLVAYASLHVPPGDGGVFDNALQQLAYSATVFVAAPLSILTGLAMSPALVNTHPFFQRIFGNRQAARSIHFLLGTYYLMFFVVHITMVAITNLRGNMNRMFAGIDSGAAWTGVAIGTLGILAVIAFNVFANRVSWRAPRALQHLYQRTVLPVMGAALDRFNPGAEYGPGDISPYLWPNGRLPASAEYARLRDGGFRDYRLRVSGEVERPVELSLAEIRALPKHEQITLLHCVQGWSGIAAWGGLQLSALMDIVKPRSAARYAVFYSFGEGGGGGPYYDVHEIHELHHPNAILAYEMNGAPLPVVHGAPLRLRNERQLGFKMVKWVQAIEFVADYRTIGAGEGGYNEDHEYFGNKAEI, from the coding sequence ATGGCCCTAACCGTCGAGGAGCGCCCCGTCGCCGGACACGTACGTGGGTTCGCGGAGGGCGCCAGCCCGACCGTACGGATGGGCTTCGGATCTCTTCGGATCGGGAGCCGCTTCTACCCCGTCCGGGTCTTCGCGGTACCCCTCCTGCTCGCGGGCGCGGCCGCCGTCCTCACCGCCCGGTGGGCCGTCACCACGCCGTGGTGGGCGGCGTTTGCCGCGGCATATCCCGCCGTAACGCCCGAGCCGGGCATCCCCACCGGCTATACGGCCTGGGTGAGGTGGCTGCACTACCTTAGCTTTCTCGTGATGACGATCCTCGCGCGGAGCGGCGTGCAGATTCTCGCCGATCATCCGAGGCTCTACTGGACGATTCACTCGACCCCGAATCGTGAGTGGATCCGCTTTCGGGGGCCGGTGCCGCAGAACCGAATTTGGACCGCCAAGGACGATTCCGTCTACCTGCCGGGAGCGATCGGTCTACCGGGCGGACGCCACGTCATCGGACTCGCCCGTATCTGGCACTTCTTCGGCGTGCTCTCCTGGGTTCTCGTGGGAGTCGTCTTCTACGCGGCGCTGTTGACGACGGATCAGTGGCGGCGGCTGGTCCCGGATTCGTGGACCGTCTTTCCCCGGGCCCTGACGACCCTCGTCGCGTACGCGAGCCTGCACGTGCCGCCGGGCGACGGCGGGGTGTTCGACAACGCTCTGCAGCAGCTCGCGTACAGTGCCACGGTCTTCGTCGCGGCCCCTCTCTCGATCCTCACCGGTCTCGCCATGTCGCCGGCGCTGGTCAACACCCATCCGTTCTTCCAGCGGATCTTCGGCAACCGGCAGGCGGCGCGGTCGATCCATTTCCTCCTCGGCACCTACTATCTGATGTTCTTCGTCGTGCACATCACGATGGTGGCGATCACCAACCTCCGCGGGAACATGAACCGGATGTTCGCCGGGATCGACAGCGGTGCCGCCTGGACGGGCGTGGCCATCGGAACCCTCGGCATTCTGGCCGTGATCGCGTTCAACGTCTTCGCGAACCGCGTCTCGTGGCGCGCGCCCCGCGCCCTCCAGCACCTCTACCAGCGCACGGTTCTACCCGTGATGGGCGCCGCGCTCGACCGCTTCAACCCCGGCGCCGAGTACGGGCCGGGCGACATTTCGCCGTACCTGTGGCCGAACGGCCGGCTGCCCGCGTCGGCGGAGTACGCGCGGCTGCGCGACGGCGGCTTCCGGGACTATCGGCTGCGAGTGTCCGGCGAGGTCGAGCGGCCGGTCGAACTGTCCCTCGCGGAGATCCGGGCGCTGCCGAAGCACGAACAGATCACGCTGCTGCACTGCGTTCAGGGATGGTCGGGGATCGCCGCCTGGGGCGGGCTCCAGCTGTCGGCGTTGATGGATATCGTCAAACCTCGATCCGCCGCGCGATATGCGGTCTTCTACTCCTTCGGGGAAGGCGGTGGCGGGGGTCCGTACTACGACGTGCACGAGATCCACGAACTCCACCATCCGAATGCCATCCTGGCGTACGAAATGAATGGGGCGCCGCTGCCCGTCGTCCACGGGGCGCCGCTGCGCCTTCGCAACGAGCGGCAGCTGGGGTTCAAAATGGTGAAGTGGGTCCAGGCGATCGAGTTCGTCGCCGACTACCGTACGATCGGGGCGGGCGAAGGCGGCTACAACGAAGACCACGAGTATTTCGGCAACAAGGCCGAGATCTGA
- a CDS encoding Rrf2 family transcriptional regulator: MKLSRESEYGLVGLVYLARQRAGTVMAVKAIAAAEALPAMFLAKTFSRLARHGILRSYRGRRRGYQLARSAREISVREILEGIEGPDLFTHCVFWSKSCSEERPCALHETWKAIRPQARDLASKMTLADCAEDRASHAEVSPVAVPSA, from the coding sequence ATGAAGCTCAGTCGCGAGAGCGAGTACGGACTGGTCGGCCTAGTCTATCTCGCCCGGCAGCGCGCCGGCACCGTGATGGCCGTCAAGGCCATCGCCGCCGCGGAGGCGCTGCCCGCGATGTTTCTCGCGAAGACGTTCAGCAGGCTGGCGCGGCACGGTATCCTCCGCTCGTATCGGGGACGCCGACGGGGATACCAACTCGCCAGGAGCGCGCGGGAGATTAGCGTGCGAGAGATTTTGGAGGGCATCGAAGGGCCCGATCTGTTCACGCACTGCGTATTTTGGAGCAAATCGTGCTCCGAAGAGCGGCCCTGCGCGCTGCACGAAACGTGGAAGGCGATCCGGCCGCAGGCGAGGGATCTAGCGTCGAAGATGACCTTGGCCGACTGCGCAGAGGACCGGGCTTCGCACGCCGAGGTTTCGCCGGTCGCGGTCCCGTCAGCATGA